One genomic segment of Heptranchias perlo isolate sHepPer1 chromosome 3, sHepPer1.hap1, whole genome shotgun sequence includes these proteins:
- the LOC137309603 gene encoding uncharacterized protein isoform X2, with the protein MIYQEFTKMPSHGKLVVPEGLKSLLEALGRAVVQDQPDNIHQFASSYFTELLQFRDGNPALDVSDLVKMFHLSRAINIDGKAHRTSSDHQNVKSLSKDSSLINQEVMSKILCEKTPSIRNEAVPFLSMSSTKEPSGHQEVAPTPHETFPHQEAVSAPRETFSRATYVRQEAVPVAYEPMIRAPYVRHEAVPVPYEPLVRAPYYQEVVPAPYDPYIRTPYFQQEAIPAPFEPLIIAPAVRPEAVPIPYETVIMTQPFRQAPVPAAYDYMIKSSPVRQEVLRSPYDTRSPSGHQGTVPNASDTTSVCPPAESSRHETVSSPARTEPIPTAYSSKTSEVRQEPIRVMSPPAVQKSTSSQYERTSPPVYQQAIPPQYQTKSPPIYSQPIPSPFEPVPPSYYQQVVPPQYANVAPVVYQPITPQYSTRSPPVYQPTTPPQYENMYPLIGQQTVPPRYETFSPPMQPPVENKSVHQQGPGAPSGEILSVCQDHSCDQCNKVSSPQEYSSTPSGDVSSVCQEHSCDQCKKTPSTSQQLSSAPSGDVSSVCQEHSCDQCKKTPSTSQQLSSAPSGDVCQEHSCDQCKKTSTDQEYPSAPGGDVSSVCQEHSCDQCKKTSSTDQEYPSGPSGDVSPVCQEHSCDQCKKKSSTCQELSSAPSGDVSPVCQEHSCDQCKKKSSTCQELSSAPSGDVSPVCQEHSCDQCKKKSSTCQELSSAPSGDVSSVCQEHSCDQCKKKSSTCQELSSAPSGDVSSVCQEHSCDQCKKKSSTCQQLSSAPSGDVSSVCQEHSCDQCKKKSSTCQQLSSAPSGAVSSACQEHSCDQCNKASSTCQYSPAPSSDPSPGCQDHSCDQCNKASSTCQYSPAPSGDRSSGCQEQSCDQCNKASSTCQYSPAPSSDPSPGCQDHSCDQCKKASSTSQQYSSAPSGDLSSVCQVNSCDQCSKTSTCQQYSSAPSGDLSSTCQVNSCDQCRKVSSTCQDYSSAPSGDLSSACQDHSCDQCKKVSSTCQDYSSCPSTNASSSCQDHSCDQCKKVSSTCQDYSSGPSTNASSSCQDHSCDQCKKVSSTCQDYSSCPSTNASSSCQDHSCDQCKKVSSTCQDCSSCPSTNASSSCQEHSCDQCKKVSSTCQDYSSAPSTNASSSCQEHSCDQCKKVSSTRQEHSSAPSGNVSFSCQDPSCNQCKKASPAPSSSASAGCQDPSCNQCKKASPAPSSSASAGCQDPSCNQCKKASPAPSSNASAGCQDPSCNQCKKPSPAVSSNASSSCQEHSCDQCRKASPTHQENAPTTCGVCEECSKTKSKDTSPAPTLQCLYKAPSSAYGAQDNASTDPSTTFSPQNSVCKAPHLNQGSPGAGNSDTLPTNKPIFMHLSTKCTIVNYSDSLTCLEPITVYHESTIQRVSEIHLKDESETASAKDAQSKQDADAGVCSGEDTASKEKKAGEPASPAPPSEEDTSCHSSTDSVCGRSEGDAQEKSSTGEADAGIQEPEKQEDTASCPMLFPSKETPETSPTGETSETSPTGETPETSPTDKTTAEPESSCPMEKDSGKSPRSSQTEVKDKASEQQLPSIVDKGFKNVNGRIDELGTKMDGLIDSIKNLSDVMNKDQSGSQEEDEKQRRGAEPVRQEPKPKSPEPKTPEPKTPEPKTPEPKTPEPKTPEPKTPEPATPEPKTPEPKTPEPVTPETKTPETKTPEPEAEAEPEAE; encoded by the exons ATATACCAGGAATTTACCAAGATGCCTTCTCACGGTAAACTTGTAGTGCCTGAGGGTTTGAAATCTCTGCTAGAGGCGTTAGGCAGAGCTGTTGTGCAAGACCAGCCTGATAATATACACCAGTTTGCCTCATCATATTTCACAGAGTTGTTGCAATTTCGAGATG GGAATCCAGCTCTTGATGTATCTGATCTCGTGAAAATGTTCCATTTGAGCAGAG CTATAAATATTGATGGGAAGGCACACCGAACATCCTCCGATCATCAAAATGTAAAATCACTATCTAAGGATTCTTCACTTATTAATCAGGAAGTTATGTCTAAAATTCTTTGTGAGAAGACCCCTTCTATTCGTAATGAAGCCGTACCTTTTCTATCTATGTCTTCGACTAAGGAACCTTCTGGTCATCAAGAAGTTGCACCTACTCCACatgaaacttttcctcatcaagAAGCTGTATCTGCTCCACGTGAGACTTTCTCTAGGGCCACATATGTTCGTCAGGAAGCTGTACCTGTTGCATACGAACCTATGATTAGGGCCCCGTATGTTCGTCATGAAGCAGTACCTGTTCCATATGAGCCTTTGGTTAGGGCTCCATATTATCAAGAAGTCGTACCTGCTCCATATGACCCTTACATCAGGACCCCGTATTTTCAGCAAGAGGCCATACCTGCTCCATTTGAGCCTTTGATTATAGCCCCAGCTGTTCGTCCAGAAGCTGTTCCTATTCCATATGAAACTGTAATTATGACTCAGCCTTTTCGTCAAGCACCTGTGCCTGCTGCATATGATTACATGATTAAAAGTTCGCCTGTTCGTCAAGAAGTTTTACGTTCACCATATGACACTAGATCACCGTCTGGTCATCAAGGAACTGTACCTAATGCAAGTGACACCACGTCTGTTTGTCCACCAGCTGAATCTTCTCGACATGAGACTGTGTCCTCACCTGCTCGTACAGAACCAATACCGACTGCTTATAGTAGTAAAACCTCAGAGGTTCGTCAGGAACCTATACGGGTCATGTCCCCACCTGCTGTTCAAAAATCTACATCTTCTCAGTATGAAAGAACGTCCCCGCCTGTTTACCAACAGGCAATACCACCTCAATATCAGACTAAATCCCCACCTATTTATTCACAACCTATACCATCTCCATTTGAGCCTGTGCCTCCATCTTACTATCAACAAGTGGTACCTCCTCAATATGCAAATGTGGCTCCAGTTGTTTACCAGCCCATAACACCTCAATATAGTACTAGGTCCCCGCCTGTTTATCAACCAACCACACCGCCTCAATATGAAAATATGTACCCATTAATTGGTCAACAAACAGTACCTCCTCGATATGAGACTTTTTCTCCACCTATGCAACCTCCAGTTGAGAATAAGTCTGTTCATCAACAAGGTCCAGGTGCTCCAAGTGGTGAAATATTATCTGTTTGTCAAGACCATTCATGTGATCAATGCAACAAGGTCTCATCTCCCCAGGAATATTCATCAACTCCAAGTGGTGATGTCTCATCTGTTTGTCAAGAACATTCATGTGATCAATGTAAGAAGACGCCATCTACCAGTCAACAGTTATCATCTGCTCCAAGTGGTGATGTCTCATCTGTTTGTCAAGAACATTCATGTGATCAATGTAAGAAGACGCCATCTACCAGTCAACAGTTATCGTCTGCTCCAAGTGGTGATGTTTGTCAAGAACATTCATGTGATCAATGTAAGAAGACATCTACTGATCAAGAATATCCATCTGCTCCAGGTGGCGATGTCTCATCTGTTTGTCAAGAACATTCATGTGATCAGTGTAAGAAAACATCATCTACTGATCAAGAATATCCATCTGGTCCAAGTGGCGATGTCTCACCTGTTTGCCAAGAACATTCATGTGATCAGTGTAAGAAGAAGTCATCTACCTGTCAAGAGTTATCTTCTGCTCCAAGTGGCGATGTCTCACCTGTTTGCCAAGAACACTCATGTGATCAGTGTAAGAAGAAGTCATCTACCTGTCAAGAGTTATCTTCTGCTCCAAGTGGCGATGTCTCACCTGTTTGCCAAGAACATTCATGTGATCAGTGTAAGAAGAAGTCATCTACCTGTCAAGAGTTATCTTCTGCTCCAAGTGGCGATGTCTCATCTGTTTGCCAAGAACACTCATGTGATCAGTGTAAGAAGAAGTCATCTACCTGTCAAGAGTTATCTTCTGCTCCAAGTGGTGATGTCTCATCTGTTTGCCAAGAACATTCATGTGATCAGTGTAAGAAGAAATCATCTACCTGTCAACAATTATCGTCAGCTCCAAGTGGCGATGTCTCGTCTGTTTGCCAAGAACATTCATGTGATCAATGTAAGAAGAAATCATCTACCTGTCAACAGTTATCGTCTGCTCCAAGTGGCGCTGTCTCATCTGCTTGCCAAGAACATTCATGTGATCAATGTAATAAGGCGTCATCCACCTGTCAGTATTCGCCTGCTCCAAGCAGTGATCCCTCACCTGGTTGTCAAGACCATTCATGTGATCAATGTAATAAGGCGTCATCTACCTGTCAGTATTCGCCTGCTCCAAGCGGTGATCGCTCATCTGGTTGTCAAGAACAATCATGTGATCAATGTAATAAGGCGTCATCCACCTGTCAGTATTCGCCTGCTCCAAGCAGTGATCCCTCACCTGGTTGTCAAGACCATTCGTGTGATCAATGTAAGAAGGCGTCCTCTACCTCTCAACAGTATTCGTCTGCTCCAAGCGGTGATCTCTCATCTGTTTGTCAAGTAAATTCATGTGATCAATGTAGCAAGACATCTACCTGTCAACAGTATTCGTCTGCTCCAAGTGGCGATCTCTCATCTACTTGTCAAGTAAATTCATGTGATCAGTGTAGGAAGGTGTCATCTACTTGTCAAGATTATTCGTCTGCTCCAAGTGGCGATCTCTCATCTGCTTGTCAAGATCATTCATGTGATCAATGTAAGAAGGTGTCATCTACTTGTCAAGATTATTCGTCTTGCCCAAGTACTAATGCCTCATCTAGTTGTCAAGATCATTCATGTGATCAATGTAAGAAGGTGTCATCTACTTGTCAAGATTATTCATCTGGTCCAAGTACCAATGCCTCATCTAGTTGTCAAGATCATTCATGTGATCAATGTAAGAAGGTGTCATCTACTTGTCAAGATTATTCGTCTTGTCCAAGTACCAATGCCTCATCTAGTTGTCAAGATCATTCATGTGATCAATGTAAGAAGGTGTCATCTACTTGTCAAGATTGTTCGTCTTGTCCAAGTACCAATGCCTCATCTAGTTGTCAAGAACATTCATGTGATCAATGTAAGAAGGTGTCATCGACTTGTCAAGATTATTCGTCTGCTCCAAGTACCAATGCCTCATCTAGTTGTCAAGAACATTCATGTGATCAATGTAAGAAGGTGTCATCTACTCGTCAAGAGCATTCATCTGCTCCAAGTGGCAATGTCTCATTTAGTTGTCAAGATCCTTCATGTAATCAATGTAAGAAGGCGTCACCTGCTCCAAGTAGCAGTGCCTCAGCTGGTTGTCAAGATCCTTCATGTAATCAATGTAAGAAGGCGTCACCTGCTCCAAGTAGCAGTGCCTCAGCTGGTTGTCAAGATCCTTCATGTAATCAATGTAAGAAGGCGTCACCTGCTCCAAGTAGCAATGCCTCAGCTGGTTGTCAAGATCCTTCATGTAATCAATGTAAGAAGCCGTCACCTGCTGTAAGTAGCAATGCCTCCTCTAGTTGTCAAGAACATTCATGTGATCAGTGCAGGAAGGCCTCACCTACTCATCAAGAAAATGCACCTACTACATGTGGGGTCTGTGAAGAATGTTCCAAAACAAAGTCCAAGGACACATCCCCAGCTCCTACATTGCAATGTTTGTACAAGGCTCCGTCATCTGCATATGGTGCACAGGACAATGCGTCTACAGATCCATCAACAACATTTAGTCCACAGAATAGTGTATGTAAGGCCCCACACTTAAATCAAGGAAGTCCCGGTGCAGGGAATTCTGACACATTACCCACCAATAAGCCCATTTTCATGCACCTTTCCACAAAATGTACCATAGTGAACTATAGTGATTCATTAACTTGCCTTGAACCCATAACCGTGTACCATGAATCTACAATTCAGCGAGTGTCAGAAATTCACTTGAAGGATGAATCTGAAACAGCCAGTGCTAAAGATGCTCAATCTAAACAAGATGCAGATGCTGGTGTATGTTCTGGTGAGGACACTGcatcaaaagaaaaaaaagctgGGGAGCCAGCCTCACCCGCTCCTCCATCTGAAGAAGACACGTCTTGTCATAGTTCAACAGATTCTGTATGTGGGAGATCAGAAGGGGATGCGCAGGAAAAATCATCCACTGGGGAAGCAGATGCTG GTATTCAGGAGCCTGAAAAGCAAGAAGATACTGCTAGTTGCCCAATGCTTTTCCCAAGTAAAGAGACCCCAGAAACTTCCCCTACAGGTGAGACCTCAGAAACTTCCCCTACTGGCGAGACCCCAGAAACTTCCCCTACAGATAAGACGACAGCAGAGCCAGAAAGTTCTTGCCCTATGGAAAAAGATTCTGGAAAGAGTCCACGATCCAGCCAAACTGAAGTGAAAGATAAAGCAAGTGAACAGCAACTGCCCTCCATTGTTGATAAGGGCTTTAAAAACGTGAATGGCAGAATTGATGAATTGGGAACCAAGATGGATGGTCTGATAGACAGCATTAAAAATCTTTCTGATGTTATGAACAAGGATCAAAGCGGGAGCCAGGAAGAGGATGAGAAACAACGTCGAGGAGCAGAACCTGTTAGACAAGAACCAAAACCAAAGTCACCGGAACCAAAGACACCGGAACCAAAGACACCGGAACCAAAGACACCGGAACCAAAGACACCGGAACCAAAGACACCGGAACCAAAGACACCGGAACCAGCGACACCAGAACCAAAGACACCAGAACCAAAGACACCGGAACCAGTGACACCAGAAACAAAAACGCCAGAAACAAAAACGCCAGAACCAGAAGCGGAAGCAGAACCAGAAGCAGAATAA
- the LOC137309603 gene encoding uncharacterized protein isoform X1 yields the protein MVGITKVVDFPKATGDSETKIKNTGNTQQIKQLLKEKIYQEFTKMPSHGKLVVPEGLKSLLEALGRAVVQDQPDNIHQFASSYFTELLQFRDGNPALDVSDLVKMFHLSRAINIDGKAHRTSSDHQNVKSLSKDSSLINQEVMSKILCEKTPSIRNEAVPFLSMSSTKEPSGHQEVAPTPHETFPHQEAVSAPRETFSRATYVRQEAVPVAYEPMIRAPYVRHEAVPVPYEPLVRAPYYQEVVPAPYDPYIRTPYFQQEAIPAPFEPLIIAPAVRPEAVPIPYETVIMTQPFRQAPVPAAYDYMIKSSPVRQEVLRSPYDTRSPSGHQGTVPNASDTTSVCPPAESSRHETVSSPARTEPIPTAYSSKTSEVRQEPIRVMSPPAVQKSTSSQYERTSPPVYQQAIPPQYQTKSPPIYSQPIPSPFEPVPPSYYQQVVPPQYANVAPVVYQPITPQYSTRSPPVYQPTTPPQYENMYPLIGQQTVPPRYETFSPPMQPPVENKSVHQQGPGAPSGEILSVCQDHSCDQCNKVSSPQEYSSTPSGDVSSVCQEHSCDQCKKTPSTSQQLSSAPSGDVSSVCQEHSCDQCKKTPSTSQQLSSAPSGDVCQEHSCDQCKKTSTDQEYPSAPGGDVSSVCQEHSCDQCKKTSSTDQEYPSGPSGDVSPVCQEHSCDQCKKKSSTCQELSSAPSGDVSPVCQEHSCDQCKKKSSTCQELSSAPSGDVSPVCQEHSCDQCKKKSSTCQELSSAPSGDVSSVCQEHSCDQCKKKSSTCQELSSAPSGDVSSVCQEHSCDQCKKKSSTCQQLSSAPSGDVSSVCQEHSCDQCKKKSSTCQQLSSAPSGAVSSACQEHSCDQCNKASSTCQYSPAPSSDPSPGCQDHSCDQCNKASSTCQYSPAPSGDRSSGCQEQSCDQCNKASSTCQYSPAPSSDPSPGCQDHSCDQCKKASSTSQQYSSAPSGDLSSVCQVNSCDQCSKTSTCQQYSSAPSGDLSSTCQVNSCDQCRKVSSTCQDYSSAPSGDLSSACQDHSCDQCKKVSSTCQDYSSCPSTNASSSCQDHSCDQCKKVSSTCQDYSSGPSTNASSSCQDHSCDQCKKVSSTCQDYSSCPSTNASSSCQDHSCDQCKKVSSTCQDCSSCPSTNASSSCQEHSCDQCKKVSSTCQDYSSAPSTNASSSCQEHSCDQCKKVSSTRQEHSSAPSGNVSFSCQDPSCNQCKKASPAPSSSASAGCQDPSCNQCKKASPAPSSSASAGCQDPSCNQCKKASPAPSSNASAGCQDPSCNQCKKPSPAVSSNASSSCQEHSCDQCRKASPTHQENAPTTCGVCEECSKTKSKDTSPAPTLQCLYKAPSSAYGAQDNASTDPSTTFSPQNSVCKAPHLNQGSPGAGNSDTLPTNKPIFMHLSTKCTIVNYSDSLTCLEPITVYHESTIQRVSEIHLKDESETASAKDAQSKQDADAGVCSGEDTASKEKKAGEPASPAPPSEEDTSCHSSTDSVCGRSEGDAQEKSSTGEADAGIQEPEKQEDTASCPMLFPSKETPETSPTGETSETSPTGETPETSPTDKTTAEPESSCPMEKDSGKSPRSSQTEVKDKASEQQLPSIVDKGFKNVNGRIDELGTKMDGLIDSIKNLSDVMNKDQSGSQEEDEKQRRGAEPVRQEPKPKSPEPKTPEPKTPEPKTPEPKTPEPKTPEPKTPEPATPEPKTPEPKTPEPVTPETKTPETKTPEPEAEAEPEAE from the exons ATATACCAGGAATTTACCAAGATGCCTTCTCACGGTAAACTTGTAGTGCCTGAGGGTTTGAAATCTCTGCTAGAGGCGTTAGGCAGAGCTGTTGTGCAAGACCAGCCTGATAATATACACCAGTTTGCCTCATCATATTTCACAGAGTTGTTGCAATTTCGAGATG GGAATCCAGCTCTTGATGTATCTGATCTCGTGAAAATGTTCCATTTGAGCAGAG CTATAAATATTGATGGGAAGGCACACCGAACATCCTCCGATCATCAAAATGTAAAATCACTATCTAAGGATTCTTCACTTATTAATCAGGAAGTTATGTCTAAAATTCTTTGTGAGAAGACCCCTTCTATTCGTAATGAAGCCGTACCTTTTCTATCTATGTCTTCGACTAAGGAACCTTCTGGTCATCAAGAAGTTGCACCTACTCCACatgaaacttttcctcatcaagAAGCTGTATCTGCTCCACGTGAGACTTTCTCTAGGGCCACATATGTTCGTCAGGAAGCTGTACCTGTTGCATACGAACCTATGATTAGGGCCCCGTATGTTCGTCATGAAGCAGTACCTGTTCCATATGAGCCTTTGGTTAGGGCTCCATATTATCAAGAAGTCGTACCTGCTCCATATGACCCTTACATCAGGACCCCGTATTTTCAGCAAGAGGCCATACCTGCTCCATTTGAGCCTTTGATTATAGCCCCAGCTGTTCGTCCAGAAGCTGTTCCTATTCCATATGAAACTGTAATTATGACTCAGCCTTTTCGTCAAGCACCTGTGCCTGCTGCATATGATTACATGATTAAAAGTTCGCCTGTTCGTCAAGAAGTTTTACGTTCACCATATGACACTAGATCACCGTCTGGTCATCAAGGAACTGTACCTAATGCAAGTGACACCACGTCTGTTTGTCCACCAGCTGAATCTTCTCGACATGAGACTGTGTCCTCACCTGCTCGTACAGAACCAATACCGACTGCTTATAGTAGTAAAACCTCAGAGGTTCGTCAGGAACCTATACGGGTCATGTCCCCACCTGCTGTTCAAAAATCTACATCTTCTCAGTATGAAAGAACGTCCCCGCCTGTTTACCAACAGGCAATACCACCTCAATATCAGACTAAATCCCCACCTATTTATTCACAACCTATACCATCTCCATTTGAGCCTGTGCCTCCATCTTACTATCAACAAGTGGTACCTCCTCAATATGCAAATGTGGCTCCAGTTGTTTACCAGCCCATAACACCTCAATATAGTACTAGGTCCCCGCCTGTTTATCAACCAACCACACCGCCTCAATATGAAAATATGTACCCATTAATTGGTCAACAAACAGTACCTCCTCGATATGAGACTTTTTCTCCACCTATGCAACCTCCAGTTGAGAATAAGTCTGTTCATCAACAAGGTCCAGGTGCTCCAAGTGGTGAAATATTATCTGTTTGTCAAGACCATTCATGTGATCAATGCAACAAGGTCTCATCTCCCCAGGAATATTCATCAACTCCAAGTGGTGATGTCTCATCTGTTTGTCAAGAACATTCATGTGATCAATGTAAGAAGACGCCATCTACCAGTCAACAGTTATCATCTGCTCCAAGTGGTGATGTCTCATCTGTTTGTCAAGAACATTCATGTGATCAATGTAAGAAGACGCCATCTACCAGTCAACAGTTATCGTCTGCTCCAAGTGGTGATGTTTGTCAAGAACATTCATGTGATCAATGTAAGAAGACATCTACTGATCAAGAATATCCATCTGCTCCAGGTGGCGATGTCTCATCTGTTTGTCAAGAACATTCATGTGATCAGTGTAAGAAAACATCATCTACTGATCAAGAATATCCATCTGGTCCAAGTGGCGATGTCTCACCTGTTTGCCAAGAACATTCATGTGATCAGTGTAAGAAGAAGTCATCTACCTGTCAAGAGTTATCTTCTGCTCCAAGTGGCGATGTCTCACCTGTTTGCCAAGAACACTCATGTGATCAGTGTAAGAAGAAGTCATCTACCTGTCAAGAGTTATCTTCTGCTCCAAGTGGCGATGTCTCACCTGTTTGCCAAGAACATTCATGTGATCAGTGTAAGAAGAAGTCATCTACCTGTCAAGAGTTATCTTCTGCTCCAAGTGGCGATGTCTCATCTGTTTGCCAAGAACACTCATGTGATCAGTGTAAGAAGAAGTCATCTACCTGTCAAGAGTTATCTTCTGCTCCAAGTGGTGATGTCTCATCTGTTTGCCAAGAACATTCATGTGATCAGTGTAAGAAGAAATCATCTACCTGTCAACAATTATCGTCAGCTCCAAGTGGCGATGTCTCGTCTGTTTGCCAAGAACATTCATGTGATCAATGTAAGAAGAAATCATCTACCTGTCAACAGTTATCGTCTGCTCCAAGTGGCGCTGTCTCATCTGCTTGCCAAGAACATTCATGTGATCAATGTAATAAGGCGTCATCCACCTGTCAGTATTCGCCTGCTCCAAGCAGTGATCCCTCACCTGGTTGTCAAGACCATTCATGTGATCAATGTAATAAGGCGTCATCTACCTGTCAGTATTCGCCTGCTCCAAGCGGTGATCGCTCATCTGGTTGTCAAGAACAATCATGTGATCAATGTAATAAGGCGTCATCCACCTGTCAGTATTCGCCTGCTCCAAGCAGTGATCCCTCACCTGGTTGTCAAGACCATTCGTGTGATCAATGTAAGAAGGCGTCCTCTACCTCTCAACAGTATTCGTCTGCTCCAAGCGGTGATCTCTCATCTGTTTGTCAAGTAAATTCATGTGATCAATGTAGCAAGACATCTACCTGTCAACAGTATTCGTCTGCTCCAAGTGGCGATCTCTCATCTACTTGTCAAGTAAATTCATGTGATCAGTGTAGGAAGGTGTCATCTACTTGTCAAGATTATTCGTCTGCTCCAAGTGGCGATCTCTCATCTGCTTGTCAAGATCATTCATGTGATCAATGTAAGAAGGTGTCATCTACTTGTCAAGATTATTCGTCTTGCCCAAGTACTAATGCCTCATCTAGTTGTCAAGATCATTCATGTGATCAATGTAAGAAGGTGTCATCTACTTGTCAAGATTATTCATCTGGTCCAAGTACCAATGCCTCATCTAGTTGTCAAGATCATTCATGTGATCAATGTAAGAAGGTGTCATCTACTTGTCAAGATTATTCGTCTTGTCCAAGTACCAATGCCTCATCTAGTTGTCAAGATCATTCATGTGATCAATGTAAGAAGGTGTCATCTACTTGTCAAGATTGTTCGTCTTGTCCAAGTACCAATGCCTCATCTAGTTGTCAAGAACATTCATGTGATCAATGTAAGAAGGTGTCATCGACTTGTCAAGATTATTCGTCTGCTCCAAGTACCAATGCCTCATCTAGTTGTCAAGAACATTCATGTGATCAATGTAAGAAGGTGTCATCTACTCGTCAAGAGCATTCATCTGCTCCAAGTGGCAATGTCTCATTTAGTTGTCAAGATCCTTCATGTAATCAATGTAAGAAGGCGTCACCTGCTCCAAGTAGCAGTGCCTCAGCTGGTTGTCAAGATCCTTCATGTAATCAATGTAAGAAGGCGTCACCTGCTCCAAGTAGCAGTGCCTCAGCTGGTTGTCAAGATCCTTCATGTAATCAATGTAAGAAGGCGTCACCTGCTCCAAGTAGCAATGCCTCAGCTGGTTGTCAAGATCCTTCATGTAATCAATGTAAGAAGCCGTCACCTGCTGTAAGTAGCAATGCCTCCTCTAGTTGTCAAGAACATTCATGTGATCAGTGCAGGAAGGCCTCACCTACTCATCAAGAAAATGCACCTACTACATGTGGGGTCTGTGAAGAATGTTCCAAAACAAAGTCCAAGGACACATCCCCAGCTCCTACATTGCAATGTTTGTACAAGGCTCCGTCATCTGCATATGGTGCACAGGACAATGCGTCTACAGATCCATCAACAACATTTAGTCCACAGAATAGTGTATGTAAGGCCCCACACTTAAATCAAGGAAGTCCCGGTGCAGGGAATTCTGACACATTACCCACCAATAAGCCCATTTTCATGCACCTTTCCACAAAATGTACCATAGTGAACTATAGTGATTCATTAACTTGCCTTGAACCCATAACCGTGTACCATGAATCTACAATTCAGCGAGTGTCAGAAATTCACTTGAAGGATGAATCTGAAACAGCCAGTGCTAAAGATGCTCAATCTAAACAAGATGCAGATGCTGGTGTATGTTCTGGTGAGGACACTGcatcaaaagaaaaaaaagctgGGGAGCCAGCCTCACCCGCTCCTCCATCTGAAGAAGACACGTCTTGTCATAGTTCAACAGATTCTGTATGTGGGAGATCAGAAGGGGATGCGCAGGAAAAATCATCCACTGGGGAAGCAGATGCTG GTATTCAGGAGCCTGAAAAGCAAGAAGATACTGCTAGTTGCCCAATGCTTTTCCCAAGTAAAGAGACCCCAGAAACTTCCCCTACAGGTGAGACCTCAGAAACTTCCCCTACTGGCGAGACCCCAGAAACTTCCCCTACAGATAAGACGACAGCAGAGCCAGAAAGTTCTTGCCCTATGGAAAAAGATTCTGGAAAGAGTCCACGATCCAGCCAAACTGAAGTGAAAGATAAAGCAAGTGAACAGCAACTGCCCTCCATTGTTGATAAGGGCTTTAAAAACGTGAATGGCAGAATTGATGAATTGGGAACCAAGATGGATGGTCTGATAGACAGCATTAAAAATCTTTCTGATGTTATGAACAAGGATCAAAGCGGGAGCCAGGAAGAGGATGAGAAACAACGTCGAGGAGCAGAACCTGTTAGACAAGAACCAAAACCAAAGTCACCGGAACCAAAGACACCGGAACCAAAGACACCGGAACCAAAGACACCGGAACCAAAGACACCGGAACCAAAGACACCGGAACCAAAGACACCGGAACCAGCGACACCAGAACCAAAGACACCAGAACCAAAGACACCGGAACCAGTGACACCAGAAACAAAAACGCCAGAAACAAAAACGCCAGAACCAGAAGCGGAAGCAGAACCAGAAGCAGAATAA